The DNA window ACTCGCCCGAAGCTATTGAAACACTTGGCCGCATTAGTGATTACTCACGCAATGTAAATTCTTCGCTCAGCGAAATTGTGTGGGCTATTTCTCCTAAGCACGATTCGCTGGATAGTTTGATTGTTTATATGCGCAATCACATTCACCAGTTTTTTGAAAACACCGGCATCGCTTATCAAATCAATTTTCCTGATGCTTATGAAAACCGTTCCATAAATCCTGAATTAAAAAGAAATATTTTTTTAGTGTTGAAAGAATCACTCAACAACATTTTAAAATATGCCAAAGCAAAAAATGTAATTGTTGATTTTAAAATTGATGCTGATAATTTTGAATTAAAAATAAAAGATGATGGAGTTGGATTTTCTCCCCTCTCCTTTGGAGAGGGGCAGGAGGTGAGGCTTGGTGGCAATGGTTTACCAAACATGAAATACCGCATTGAACAAACAGGCGGAAGTTTTGAAATTAATTCTTCTGTTGGTATTGGATGCGAAATTATTGCAAAAGGAAAGTTGGTTTAAACTCATGTGTTAACCCACATAAATAATTTTAATATACCACAAATGCAGTATATATCTTTTTAATTGATTCTCGTTTTTCGCAACGTAAAAACAATCATAAAAAATGAGCGCGATTAACGTTGCATTAGTTGAAGCAGATAAGGAGTTGAACAGCATTTGTTTTTCGGTTTTGAATAATGCTCATGCAATAGAAGTTACTGAGCGGTTTTACAATTTCTATTCTTTTCAAAAATCTTTACCGGATATTAAATCAAGCATTGTTGTGCTGGATATCACCCTGCCCGGCATAAATATTTTAAACCTTATTTCCACTTCAAAAAAAACAAGACCCGATATAAATTTCATCATCAGCTCGGCCTGGTTGCAGCACGATTGGGTGTATCAGTGCTTATGTGCAGGTGCATCGGGATATGTAAATAAATATAGCAATGCACGGCAATTGATAAATATCATTACCGAAATTTCGGCAGGGCAGGCGCAACTATCTCTGCCTGTTGCGCAATTAATTCACAGTAAGTGTTCGATACAATCCAATTCAAAATTTACTCCATTACAATCGCAAATAATAAAACTGTTTGCAGCTGGTCATTCGCATGTTCATGTTGGCAATGTTTTAGACAAAACCAAAAGTGAATTAAAACTTCAGATTGGAACTATATACAACACGTTGCATAAATCATTTACAATAGCTTAATTAATAATCATTGATTATTGCATGATCAGCCCAACCTTAAAATACCACAAATGCGGTATTTAATTGAGTTGCTGCCGTTGCATGTTTGCAACGCTAAGAAATATCGCTATGAAAAATTTTATCCTCACCATTTGTTTCCTCGT is part of the Bacteroidota bacterium genome and encodes:
- a CDS encoding response regulator transcription factor, producing the protein MSAINVALVEADKELNSICFSVLNNAHAIEVTERFYNFYSFQKSLPDIKSSIVVLDITLPGINILNLISTSKKTRPDINFIISSAWLQHDWVYQCLCAGASGYVNKYSNARQLINIITEISAGQAQLSLPVAQLIHSKCSIQSNSKFTPLQSQIIKLFAAGHSHVHVGNVLDKTKSELKLQIGTIYNTLHKSFTIA